One Phalacrocorax aristotelis chromosome 10, bGulAri2.1, whole genome shotgun sequence genomic region harbors:
- the DCTN5 gene encoding dynactin subunit 5, with amino-acid sequence MELSEMLYNKSEYIETASGNKVSRQSVLCGSQNIVLNGKTIVMNDCIIRGDLANVRVGRHCVVKSRSVIRPPFKKFSKGVAFFPLHIGDHVFIEEDCVVNAAQIGSYVHIGKNCVIGRRCVLKDCCKILDNTVLPPETVVPPFTVFSGCPGLFSGELPECTQELMIDVTKSYYQKFLPLTQVASARV; translated from the exons ATGGAGCTGAGTGAGATGCTTTACAACAAGTCCGAGTACATCGAGACG GCGTCCGGCAATAAGGTGAGCCGGCAGTCCGTGCTGTGCGGCAGCCAGAACATCGTTCTCAACGGCAAG acaaTAGTTATGAACGACTGCATTATCCGCGGTGACCTGGCAAACGTACGGGTTGGGCGGCATTGCGTGGTGAAAAGCCGAAGTGTCATTAGACCTCCCTTCAAGAAGTTTAGTAAAGG ggtggcttttttccctctccacaTTGGTGATCATGTCTTCATAGAAGAGGACTGTGTTGTCAACGCGGCCCAGATTGGCTCCTACGTCCACATCGGCAAGAACTGCGTCATT GGTCGTAGATGCGTTTTGAAAGACTGCTGCAAAATCTTAGACAACACAGTGCTACCTCCAGAAACAGTAGTCCCACCTTTCACAGTCTTCTCGGGCTGCCCAG GACTCTTCTCTGGGGAGCTCCCGGAATGTACCCAGGAACTCATGATTGACGTTACGAAGAGCTATTACCAGAAGTTCTTGCCACTCACTCAG GTGGCCTCTGCCAGGGTCTAA
- the PLK1 gene encoding serine/threonine-protein kinase PLK1: MSAAPGKAARQVVPVEPARAAAAAAAAGGKEVPKVLVDPRTRRSFVRGRFLGKGGFARCYELAEAESREVFAGKVVPKSLLVKPHQKEKMSMEIAIHRSLAHRHVVGFQGFFEDADFVYVVLELCRRRSLLELHKRRKALSEPEVRYYLRQTILGCQYLHSHRVIHRDLKLGNLFLSDDMEVKIGDFGLATKVEYDGERKKTLCGTPNYIAPEVLGKKGHSFEVDIWSIGCIMYTLLVGKPPFETSCLKETYIRIKKNEYTIPKHINPVAANLIQKMLRSDPATRPTIDELLNDEFFTSGYIPSRLPTSCLTIAPRFSIAPSGLELNGRKPLTALNKGPDSPALENLPEKEDVARLRELGDAVDCHLADMLQQLTAVNSAKPSERVAVRQEEAEDPACIPIFWVSKWVDYSDKYGLGYQLCDNSVGVLFNDSTRLIMYNDGDSLQYIEQNSTESYFTVRSYPSSLNKKITLLKYFRNYMSEHLLKAGANITPREGDELARLPYLCTWFRTRSAIILHLSNGTVQINFFQDHTKVILCPLMAAVTYIDEKRDFRTYKLSLIEEHGCCKELASRLRYARTMVEKLLSSKSGSARVKPSA, encoded by the exons ATGAGCGCGGCGCCCGGGAAGGCGGCCCGGCAGGTGGTCCCGGTAGAGCcggcccgggcggcggcggcggcggcggcggcgggcgggaagGAGGTACCGAAGGTGCTGGTGGACCCGCGGACCCGGCGCAGCTTCGTGCGCGGGCGGTTCCTGGGGAAAGGCGGCTTCGCGAGGTGCTACGAGCTGGCTGAGGCGGAGAGCCGGGAGGTGTTCGCGGGCAAGGTGGTGCCCAAGTCGCTGCTGGTGAAGCCGCACCAGAAGGAGAAGATGTCCATGGAGATCGCCATCCACCGCAGCCTGGCCCACCGCCACGTCGTCGGCTTCCAGGGCTTCTTCGAGGACGCCGACTTCGTCTACGTCGTGCTGGAGCTCTGTCGCCGCAGG TcgctgctggagctgcacaAGCGGCGGAAGGCGCTGAGCGAGCCCGAGGTGCGGTACTACCTGCGCCAGACCATCCTGGGCTGCCAGTACCTGCACAGCCACCGCGTCATCCACCGGGACCTCAagctgggcaacctcttcctcAGCGACGACATGGAGGTGAAGATCG GTGACTTTGGCCTGGCCACCAAAGTGGAGTACGATGGTGAGCGCAAGAAGACACTGTGTGGGACCCCCAACTACATCGCCCCGGAGGTGCTGGGCAAGAAGGGGCACAGCTTTGAGGTGGACATCTGGTCCATTGGCTGCATCAT GTACACTCTGCTGGTGGGGAAACCACCTTTTGAAACTTCTTGTCTAAAAGAAACATACATCCGCATCAAGAAGAACGAGTATACCATTCCCAAG CACATCAACCCTGTAGCTGCTAACCTCATCCAGAAGATGCTGAGGTCCGACCCCGCCACGCGCCCAACTATCGACGAGTTGCTGAATGACGAGTTCTTCACGTCGGGATACATCCCCAGCCGCTTGCCCACCAGCTGTCTCACCATTGCACCTAGATTTTCGATTGCTCCCAGCGGACTTGAACTGAACGGGCGAAAGCCCCTGACTGCACTCAACAAAG GACCAGACAGCCCTGCACTAGAGAACTTGCCTGAAAAGGAAGATGTAGCTAGGCTGCGGGAGCTGGGAGATGCTGTTGACTGTCACTTAGCTGACATGTTACAGCAGCTGACTGCAGTCAACTCGGCCAAGCCCTCCGAGAGAGTGGCAGTGAGACAAG aagaaGCTGAAGACCCAGCCTGCATTCCCATCTTCTGGGTTAGCAAATGGGTGGACTACTCAGATAAATATGGTCTAG GCTACCAGCTGTGTGACAACAGTGTTGGAGTTCTCTTCAACGACTCCACTCGTCTTATTATGTACAACGATGGGGACAGCTTGCAGTACATCGAGCAAAACAGCACCGAGTCCTACTTCACTGTGAGATCCTACCCCTCTTCCTTGAACAAGAAG ATAACACTATTGAAATATTTCCGGAACTACATGAGCGAGCACCTGCTGAAGGCGGGTGCTAACATCACGCCACGGGAAGGGGACGAGCTGGCCCGTTTACCCTACCTCTGCACATGGTTCCGGACGCGCAGCGCCATCATCCTGCACCTCAGCAACGGCACCGTGCAGATCAACTTCTTCCAG GACCACACCAAAGTCATCTTGTGCCCTCTCATGGCTGCTGTCACATACATAGATGAGAAACGGGACTTCCGCACGTACAAGCTGAGCCTCATCGAGGAACACGGATGCTGCAAGGAGCTGGCCAGCCGGCTCCGCTACGCTCGCACCATGGTGGAAAAGCTCCTCAGTTCAAAGTCTGGCTCTGCCCGTGTGAAACCCTCTGCTTAG